From the Anguilla anguilla isolate fAngAng1 chromosome 8, fAngAng1.pri, whole genome shotgun sequence genome, one window contains:
- the LOC118234053 gene encoding nucleolar protein 9 encodes MTEGTEEKNPRPWKVGGNKRQGHGKEERGRGSGGEAGTKKRLDAMSVGYFRRVSERLEEGFAEEEEKVLFVENVLSEVRGRALLVATDITGSVTLQRLLPLAGPSQVGEVLSELGGASGQEFKAASCDRCGGHVVETALRQVPRWTGQTLEASKESAEETEAEDCGILEAQALALSRVVTEDVTEFITHTHGSHVTRTLTHLLGGCLEPERSRTHPGGKVQKTSTQLVDFEAPLSFGPALKKLALSLMDHIHTCVTNAVASTVLQAMLAICHRKRPKLCRKLTKGIVGYLTSLSAAPGVSPLLVFLKDQACSRLIEKVLQVSHKALLRDVYKNHLKGQLVNLAVHPIANFPVQRLTAASSGYKMFHSVFEELVEGLEAILAAGHMGVIVQLTDSCVDREEMQGRLLQCLLEAFHCAAPPSLQTFCLPLFLSLHTHEAYYGEQPAEGDTQRPLSNICYNGSRLVQSLAKFKDRSVLLNSLRLLPPSDLLTLGTDQSGSHVLQALLVSSSDKGRSKILRRLEGQYVQLACSRYGSRVLEAVWNSATVSQKQGIAQELAPSESVLRSDQFARHVWAKFGLTHFGKRRGQWLEIQTGQSKKRKMFSDILE; translated from the exons ATGACGGAAGGAACGGAAGAAAAGAACCCGAGGCCATGGAAAGTTGGAGGAAATAAGAGACAGGGACatggaaaggaggagagagggcgAGGCAGCGGAGGCGAAGCGGGAACTAAGAAACGTCTGGACGCGATGAGCGTGGGCTACTTCCGCAGAGTGAGCGAGCGGCTGGAGGAAGGGTtcgccgaggaggaggagaaag TGCTGTTTGTGGAGAATGTGCTGAgtgaggtgagggggcgggcTCTCCTGGTTGCCACGGATATCACAGGCAGCGTCACCCTGCAGCGGCTGCTCCCATTGGCCGGTCCTTCCCAGGTGGGGGAGGTGTTGTCTGAGCTGGGCGGAGCCTCCGGGCAGGAGTTCAAAGCCGCGTCATGTGACCGGTGCGGGGGGCACGTGGTGGAGACGGCGCTGAGGCAGGTGCCCAGGTGGACAG GGCAAACCCTGGAGGCCTCCAAAGAGTCCGCGGAGGAGACGGAAGCGGAGGATTGTGGGATACTGGAGGCCCAGGCCCTGGCTCTGTCGCGAGTGGTGACGGAGGACGTGACAGAGTTcatcacgcacacgcacggcTCCCATGTGacgcgcacgctcacacacctgctggGGGGCTGCCTGGAGCCAGAGCGCTCCCGCACACACCCAG GGGGTAAAGTGCAGAAGACCAGCACTCAGCTGGTGGATTTTGAGGCTCCTCTCTCTTTTGGACCTGCTCTGAAGAAGCTGGCCCTGTCTCTGATGGACCATATCCACA CGTGTGTGACGAACGCAGTGGCCAGCACCGTgctccaggctatgctggccATCTGCCACAGGAAGAGGCCCAAGCTCTGCAGGAAGCTGACCaaaggcattgtgggatactTGACGTCTCTCAGCGCCGCACCTGGAGTCAG cCCTCTCCTGGTGTTTCTGAAGGACCAGGCTTGCAGCCGGCTCATTGAGAAGGTCCTCCAGGTATCCCACAAGGCCCTGCTCCGTGACGTCTACAAGAACCACCTTAAGGGTCAGCTGGTCAACCTGGCAGTCCATCCAATCGCAAACTTCCCGGTGCAGAGACTGACGGCCGCGTCCAGCGGTTACAAGATG TTTCACTCGGTGTTTGAGGAGCTCGTCGAGGGCCTCGAGGCCATCCTGGCGGCAGGTCACATGGGAGTGATAGTACAGCTGACGGACAGCTGCGTGGATCGGGAAGAGATGCAAGGCCGGCTGCTACAGTGCCTCCTGGAG gCCTTCCACTGtgctgcccctccctccctccaaactttctgtctccccctcttcctgtctctccacaCTCACGAGGCGTACTACGGTGAGCAGCCAGCAGAGGGAGACACACAG CGCCCCCTGTCTAACATCTGCTATAACGGCTCCCGCCTGGTCCAGTCTCTGGCCAAGTTCAAAGACCGCTCCGTCCTGCTCAACAGCCTGcgcctgctccctccctctgaccTCCTGACCCTGGGAACCGACCAATCAGGGAGCCACGTGCTCCAGGCCCTGCTCGTGTCCTCGAGCGACAAGGGGCGGAGCAAGATACTGAGGAGACTGGAG GGTCAGTACGTGCAGCTAGCCTGTTCCAGATATGGCAGTCGAGTTTtagaggcagtctggaacagCGCCACCGTGAGTCAGAAACAAGGAATTGCACAGGAACTAG